In one window of Pseudodesulfovibrio sediminis DNA:
- the hisA gene encoding 1-(5-phosphoribosyl)-5-[(5-phosphoribosylamino)methylideneamino]imidazole-4-carboxamide isomerase: MILFPAVDIKNGECVRLAQGKEDQVTVFAADPVAQARNWAELGSRFLHVVDLDGAFSGLPKNFDLIKSICSEIAIPVQLGGGIRDIATAEKYIEAGVNRLIIGTMALEDPDLFSDLCKALPGRIGVSLDAVDGKLKTKGWVEDAGLTMDDVLPRLEADGIAFIVYTDISRDGMQTGVNVDGLASLCAKTSVPVIAAGGVHTLDDIKNLYPLSKNGLEGAISGRAIYVGTLDVKEANDWIDAQ; encoded by the coding sequence ATGATTCTTTTCCCCGCTGTTGATATCAAGAACGGTGAATGCGTTCGTCTTGCCCAGGGCAAGGAAGACCAGGTCACCGTCTTTGCCGCCGACCCTGTTGCCCAGGCCCGGAACTGGGCAGAGCTCGGCTCTCGTTTTCTCCATGTCGTTGATCTGGATGGCGCTTTCTCCGGGCTGCCGAAGAATTTTGACCTGATCAAATCCATCTGTTCCGAGATTGCGATTCCGGTGCAGCTTGGCGGTGGTATCCGTGATATCGCCACAGCCGAGAAATATATTGAAGCCGGTGTGAACAGGCTGATCATAGGTACCATGGCGCTGGAAGATCCCGATCTTTTTTCCGATCTGTGCAAGGCTTTGCCGGGCCGGATCGGTGTTTCTCTGGATGCCGTTGACGGCAAGCTCAAAACCAAGGGTTGGGTTGAGGACGCCGGGCTGACCATGGATGACGTATTGCCTCGTCTGGAGGCTGACGGTATCGCCTTTATCGTATACACGGATATTTCCCGTGACGGTATGCAGACCGGCGTCAACGTGGACGGACTGGCCTCCTTGTGTGCCAAAACGTCTGTGCCTGTCATCGCTGCCGGTGGTGTGCACACCTTGGATGACATCAAGAATCTCTACCCTCTGTCTAAAAATGGGTTGGAGGGCGCAATCTCGGGTCGGGCCATCTATGTCGGCACATTGGATGTCAAAGAGGCCAACGATTGGATTGACGCACAGTAG